Within Palaemon carinicauda isolate YSFRI2023 chromosome 14, ASM3689809v2, whole genome shotgun sequence, the genomic segment tatatatatatatataagtatatgtatatatataagtatatataagtatatgtatatatataagtatatataagtatatgtatatataagtatatataagtatatgtatatatatgtatatatacagtatatatagcctatgtatctgtgtatatatatatatatatatatatatatatatatatatatgtttatgtatttatatgtatatgtatatatatgtatatatatatgtatgtgtatatatatatatatatgtttatgtatttatatgtatatgtatatatatgtatatatatatatgtatgtgtatatatatatatatatatatatatatatatatttatatatatgtatatatatgtatgtatgtatacatatgtatatatatatatgtatgtatgtatgtatatatatgtatatatatatatgtatgtatgtatgtatgtatgtatatatatgtatatatatatatgtatgtatgtatatatatgtatatatatatatatatatatatatatatatatatatatatatatatatgtatgtatttatatatgtatatatatgtatatatatatatatatgtatatgtatatatatgtacatatatatatatgtatatgtatatgtatgtatatatatctatatacatgcgtgtatatatatatgtatatatatgtgtgtgtgtatatgtatgtatacatgtgtatatgtatttatatatatatatatatatatatatatatgtatgcatatatgtgtgtatatatatatatatgtatgtatgtatgtatgtgtttatgtatatatatatatatatatgtatgtgtataaatatatatatatatatatatatatatatatatatatatgtgtttatgtatatatatttatatgtatgtatatatatgtatatatgtgtatgtatatatgtatatatatatgtatatgtatgtatatatatgtatatatataatatatatatatatatatatatatatatatatatatatatatatatatatatatattatttgatcgGCAAAACGCCACataacttgcaaagcttgcttagctgaatgcatgaaatatcacatgatgctgggctcaagataaatagaagaaagacacagatgatgagaacggaatatgcaattgaaaatgaaatattggaaggagaacgggtgaatgaagtggaatcatttagataattaggaactatgatctctaatatagggtctttagaatttgaatttgaatttgtgtgtatatatatatatatatatatatatatatatatatatatatatatatatatatatatataatgtatatatatgtatgtatgtatgtgtatatatatatatatatatatatatatatatgtgtgtgtatgtatgtatgtgtgtatataaatatatatatatatatatatatatatatatatatatattgtatatatgtgtttatgtatatatatatatatatatatatatatttatatatgtgtatatgtatatatatttatatgtatgtatatatatgtatatgtgtgtatgtatatatatatatatatatatatatatatatatatatatatatatatatatatatatatatatatatatatatatatatatttgatcggCAAAACCCCACataacttgcaaagcttgcttagctgaatgcatgaaatatcacatgatgctgggctcaagataaatagaagaaagacacagatgatgagaacggaatatgcaattgaaaatgaaatattggaaggagaacgggtgaatgaagtggaatcatttagataattaggaactatgatctctaatatagggtctttagaatttgagtttaatgaaagattaaagaaGCAAATAAGACAAAGTCTAGATTAAGTATAATCTGGAAATCAAattggctgaaattacatataaaaaatcaggctatatatcagtttagtgagatcggtgttactgtatggacatcagtcgtagtatgacaatgaaccaatatccaacagattttgagaacaaagccctcagaataatattggcagttaaatgacaagacaggattagaaataaaactaagagaTTACTCGGATGCCATataaggatgagatcatggtgaggggtgagGAGTAGATGCAggtggtttgggcattctcttcgcactctccttggagattagttccccaaactttcaacggggctccacaaggcactggaagagttggaagacccaggcctacatttgtGAGAgctctgaagcgtgaagtggatggtgattaattattgatttaaaagctcaagatacagacgactggtgaaatgtaaccgatgccctttgcgtcagtaggcgtggaaggagatgatgatgatatagaattTGCTTATTGTGGAAGCTGAAATTGTTAGTGAATACTTGCTTAACAGAAGATATACCCGTTTTTTCTGTCCAACTCAGGTGTTATTGTCTTTAGTACACCTTACACAATgcattatactgtatgtattactAAATAAGATTTTTGAGTTTTCCTTGCTCCAGAGCTGCATGACACTTCTTAACTCTTTACTTTAGCTCTGCTCTGACCTCCTTTTTCCATGGTTGCCCCCACTTCCTATCTTCCATTTTCCTGTCAAACCATTTAGCTTTTACGATATGGTGTAATGGCAGGGCTTTCCCTTGCTTCCAGGTGCATGTTGACAGTGGATGGCTTCCCTTTTTTTCACTCTTTGTTCCAGACCCCCTTCGTTAGCCAATCAGTGTATggagaatgccccccccccccctcacaccttGCTCCTAATGATGAGGCAAGGGTCTGACCGGCTCTTGATACTGAAGGGCTTACTGGGGTCCCCTGGGTGGGGATGGGTGACTTCTTGAGCTATAAATGACTGTACCACACCTTATAAAGACAGGTTACTAATTGATCTCTCAATTAcgttagatttatttttttcttaagacgACCGACGTAAATTCTTCCTTTATAAATGgggcttttgtttttatttcttatgcTGACATTCGTTAACAGGGATGGACTCTGGAATCTTAATGTCGTCTAAGAAATTGTATTAGGTGTTTGGGGCGAGCCTACagacctacctgctgagtcatcagcagccattgcctggcccgcccttCTTCTAGCATGGGTGGAAGGGGGGAGGGTGACTTggtcgctggtcatatgtatatatggtcagtgtatagggcattgtcactgtcccttgcctcagccattcatgagcggcctttgaaccatGGCTACAATTAAGTGTTTATGCTATCAATTTGGTCGTATTacacaaaaattttaaaaaataaccgTCGTTACCCAAAGAAAGCAATATTGTTTCAAAGCTTAGCTTTGTAAAAATACCAATAATTGCATAAGCTTCAATCACTTTTTAGACTTCTGCTTAGCTGCCTTTCTCCAATTCTTCATTCCATCTTGCTGTTGAACCTATTAACTTTTCCTTCAATGTGCAACTGCAGGGTTTCCTGCTCAGTGGCCCCACTGAGTTGCACGCATTCACACACGAGCAGAGTAAAATGGCATCACCTatgagccattctctctctctctctctctctctctctctctctctctctctctctctctctctctctctctctctctctctctctctctagttcagtATAGTTTGTTTTGTTGAAAGGAAGATAAGACTActtgaattaaattaaattaaattttgacattacttttttatttatcatttgattTCTGTTTAAAATAAGTATGTCAGTGTTATTTAAAATGAATTTGCCTGCATTTGATATACATACAGGCCTGCTGCTGCAGGATTACTATTGAGAACCCCCCCCCTTTTTGGAACTTGTATTAAAATCTTGTATCCTTAACCCATAGCTCTGTACCCTTAGAATTCCCTCTTCCTCTGCTTTATTACTGGAGGAAGGTCTTCCTATCAACCCTTATTCTAGTTCATCTGGTGGTAACCTTTATTGTGTTGTTCCTTGGGGAAAAAACTTGCATTGGAAAATCTATGGTTGATGTAACTAGTTTTCCTGGAActacttatatatttttaaattcctaTTGTATATGTATAACAAATGGTTTTACGAGATATTAGTCACATTGATCAACTTTTTTAAAGTGACTCTATTCATGTCATTAATACTAAAGATGCTTTACATTGTCTTGAATAAATGTCCTACCATGTGCGAAAGATTTGTTAAAGTTCTTCTTGTGTTTCAAATTGTTATGACTACAATTTTTTGTTTCAGATCAACCTACGGCTGATATTGGTCAGTGGCAAGACTAAAGAATTCCTCTTCAGCCCAAGCGAATCTGCGGGGGCAATTGCTCAGTTTGTGTTTGATAACTGGCCCCAAGGTAATTTGAATGCTTTATTTATTATTAAacaatgatttattatttttttctgaattgttTAAATTACAAACACTTCAATTTCTAAAAGCAAACAGGcttatacaaaaatttatattgatCTATGATAGAATAAGCAATACATTAGTTATTTTAATACGTATTATACTTTTAATTATAAAATGTAgttttataacttccttctcaataAGCGAAAATAAAAAACTCCCCTAGCTGTTGGTTGGCAACGGAGTGTTGTTAGAATTAAAAAAGAATCCACGTCCTATGTATACCTGAAATACTGTGTAGAAATAACATGAAGATATCAAGTAGTTACATATGATAAAGAGACAGTGGCAGATTGTTTATGTATAGGAATACCTTGTCTGGAGATCATAACAGGATTGGGTATCTTATTAAAAAAGCTGTAACATTTAACACAATCATTAATGTTAGAAGCATAGATGAAAAAGATTTATAGTACAATATATTAATCAGAATAATGGACAGACTTTGTTTTAAAGACAGCCATCAGAATTGATATCATGCACCAAAAAAGTACTTCTGTAGATTTTAAaaatatctcataaaaaaaaaattcccacaatTGAAGGAAGTTTGATAAAAATAGCGTTGTTTGATATTTTATACTAAGAAAGTGCTTCATTGTAAAGAATAAGAATGTTTGATTGATAAGATTACATGCATTTTAGCTCCACATTCTagataaatatttgtaaatttgTGTTTCTTCTGTGCATCAGTTTTAATGCATTCAATTATAAAGTCTCTTTAATTTGATTTATGAACTGATTACATTGTACTTAATCAGGTGGTGCTGTAAGAGATAATTATTTAATTACTGTACAGTGTTGAAAATTTCATGTTACTTTTATCTTGGATTGTATAAAAGCGCTGGTCATTTCGTACCCGATACATAAAATCTGTTGTCATGGTCACTCTGCTTTTAAACTTTCTCTGTGGTTAGCATAATGTCAGTTGTTATTGCCTATTGTGAATGCTGTATAGATGAATAATTTATGTATCATTGCATCTCGCTGACCATTCAATATTTCAGAGTGGGCTGATGAGAGCGTGAGCAAGGCTGAAATTTTACGGCTAATCTACCAAGGCAGATTTCTACATGGAAATGTTACTCTAGGAGCCCTGGGACTCCCAGCAGGCAAgacatgtgttatgcatttagtaCCCAGAGAAAATCTTCCAGAACCAAATTCTCAAGGCAAGTATTAATTTTGGTGAACTATATTTTTAGGCATGTGATTTGGAATAGTCAGTTATAGGGTAATTGGATATACAGTATTTTTGTTTctttgtgaataatttagaaatattaaggaTCTCAAAATTAAATGATTTAGAGCATTGTATGTATTACACTTGTAACAAAATGACCTGTTTGATTACTGAAAAAGTAGCATTGCCAACACatgagattaatttttatttttctccagATCAACGTCAGAAAAGCAAGGGTGGGACATCGAGTTGTTGCTCGCCTTCCTGCAGTATCCTGTAACATTCTTGTGTAGACAGTTACAGATTGCTGGCTCAAGTTACGATCATATACATCCTCAGACGTGGTGCCCTAAAACCCACGTCTTTTAACTGTAGCCTCTCAACTCCACCATCAGTTTGTATCAAGTCTGGCTTCCACAAAAATTTGCCACATCTTCTGGTAGTTGTCTGGCTCTTCCTCGTTAGGGTGAAAATATTCACTGACCTTTAATTTCACTTGGACTTGATGCTGAAGAATAGTCCACCACTAGAAGCTAATTATTACAGTCGAAACCTATAtagttattggtattatttttgatACCATGAATGGTATATATCTCAGTGAAAGTGGTGTGCTGTTGTGCTCATGACACTGTCCATATTGTTACTACCGAGCCTATAAAACATCCGAAGTAAAGACTGCACCCTTTGTGCTGTATTAAATCGTGTAACATAATTGATTGCATTAAACCAAGTGCTAAATAGCTCCCTCCAGCTTCCTTATTGATTCCCCAGATACGTGTCCATAAGTTCAAACTGTACTATAGTCGGTCACAGTTGTGGGGAGCTGAAATGGTGACTTTCATACCGATAACTGATTTGCTACGCTTTACAGTGTGAATGTTGTTAAGGAAGACTTAGAAAAACAATTTCAAATTCTAAAAGGGTTGGCCTAAGAACACTACTGACCTTGTATGGGTTAATCTGTGATGAATTTCTTCCTTGTCTATCTCTTATGCTATGTAGGAGATGAATTGACTAAGGTTAACTGTTGTTTCATCCAAGATAAAAGTtcgttaatgttattaaaatataaaGAGGTTCTTGAAGATTTTACGTCATACAATATTGGAAAGTCGGTGAAATTTTTATGagagtagagagagaaagagagtttccATGGAGCTTTCAGCCAGTAGCTGATTGTAGTTTTGCAAGCACTGGTACAAttcacaattgtatatatataaatataagaaaaaaattgtgaTATCAGTAATGTAGTTCACTCATATATCTGTCCAAACTTTCTTTTCAAGGCAGTTGTTTACACCAAGTGTTGCTTTATTTGTTTCTTGCCCACGTATGGGTTGTATATTTTCACGGTAATGCAGGGCATGCTGCGGTTACCTAAGTAACATCTTGTCGTGTGACTTCATCCGTTTCCTTTAATGGTATTATGAACTTGTAGTTCTatcattaaaaacaaaacaaaccaaaaaaatgCCTATTGCAGTGTTTAGCTTATTTCATCCAATGTGTATTGCTGTAACATAATTTTAATTTGGTAGTTCATGAAGTTGAATATTTGTTGATTAATCCCCAGTAATATAACATTTTATAATGATGGGGAATCTAGCCACGTATGAGTTGGCTCTAGTGGTGCTTTGCCCAGCATGCCTGCCTGTCCGTGTGAGCCAAGACCgtatccccttgaagtcctataGGTGGCATTGTCAAAGAATTGCCACTTGGTTTTGTATTACAGtaataatatatcataaaaaaacattGAGCAACGCTTAACATAGGACCTTCCATCTTGGTCAGTTGGCCTGACTGAAGTATCTTTTTTATCTAGCCATAATAGAGATGCTATGTAATTTATACCGTAGCGTATGCTAATCTAACGTCAAACTTATCGTAATTTCAGTCAAGACAGCTGAACCTCTATTAATCTGAGAGGTCTATTGAAATCTGTTAACAATTGTTGCCCATAACTTGATCCTTACTTTAGATCTGACAAGTTGAAGTCATATAATGACAGGATCATGAGATTACCTCCATCTGACAGCTCCATTTTCATTGTAAGATGAGGatatgtgagtgtgtttgcatGTTtcttctatagaatatatatatacttggcatTTAATAAATGTCTGTGCTAAATATCATTTCATCTCATTCCATTTCACAAACTCATGATATGCTCATAATTCATCAGCATGTTTGGCTCTATGTAATGTTCCTCTCAACATTATATTCACACCGTCTCACACCCCAGTTATTAGGAATTCTGCTAAGTTCCCAGTTACATTTGGACTGGAGATAtttacattattaattttattgttagtttAGTTCATGATCATAAAATAGCATTGTACCTCAAGCAACAATTTATCCTCAGCCATCAATAGGGAGGCTAATATAGCAAAATGGTAATGTCATATAAAGTCTTTGCTTGCAGATTGTTTTTGTGGGGGGGAGGGTTGTTTCATCTTTGCCATCAAACCTGATTGAATCTAAATAATTATAGGTTTTCATCC encodes:
- the LOC137653409 gene encoding ubiquitin-like protein 3, with product MGARSIPSDKINLRLILVSGKTKEFLFSPSESAGAIAQFVFDNWPQEWADESVSKAEILRLIYQGRFLHGNVTLGALGLPAGKTCVMHLVPRENLPEPNSQDQRQKSKGGTSSCCSPSCSIL